The genomic window CGTGCGGGCCGTCCGACGGCTGAGTACCTCGAGTACGTCGTCAACCGCATCACCACCCCCGGCGCGATCTATCTGGCGATCCTGTCGCTGATCCCGTTGATCGCGTTCAACGTGCTCGGCACGAGCCAGGACTTCCCGTTCGGTGGCGCATCCATCATCATTATCGTGGGAGTGGGTCTCCAGACGGTCAAGCAGATCGAGTCCCAGCTCCAGCAGCACGACTATGAAGGGTTCCTCCGCTGATGCGCATGATCATCCTCGGCCCCCCGGGAGCGGGCAAGGGCACCCAGGCCACGCGGATCGCGGAGCACCGGGGGATCCCGGCGATCTCGACCGGGGACATCTTCCGGACCAACATCAAGAACGAGACCGACCTCGGCAAGCAGGTCAAGGCGATCCTCGCCACCGGCGGCTACGTCACCGACGAGATCACCAACGACATCGTGCGGGACCGCCTGACCAAGTCGGACGCCGCTGCTGGCTTCCTGCTGGACGGTTACCCGCGGACCCTGGGTCAGGTGGACGCCCTCGACGAGATGCTGACCGACCAGGGTGCGCGGTTGGACCTGGTCCTCGAGCTCGTGGTGCAGACCGATGAGGTCGTGGAGCGACTGCTGGTCCGGGCTCAGGAGCAGGGGCGCGCCGACGACACCGAGGACGTGATCCGGGCCCGCATGAGCAAGTATGCCGAGGAGACGGCGCCCCTGGCGCAGGTCTACTCCGAGCGGGGACTGCTGCGACAGGTCGACGGCATGGGAAGCGTTGACGAGGTCGCGGCCCGGGTCCAGGAGGCGCTCGACACCCGGACCAACGGCTCCAATGGTGCTAACGGGGTCAACGGCTCCGCTCGTTGAGCGGAACCTGACCCCCGGCATACACCGATGTCCTTCCTGCGCCGTCCCAAGATCGAGGCCAAGACCACCGAGCAGATCCTGCTGATGCGCGAGGCCGGCCTGGTCGTCGGCCGGACCCTGCAGCTGGTCCGTGAGCGTGCGGTGGCCGGCACCACGACGGGCCAGCTCGACGCCCTCGCCGAGGAGTTCATCCGCAGCAGCGACAGCATCCCGTCCTTCAAGGGCTACCACGGCTTCCCGGGCTCGCTCTGCGTGAGCGTCAACGAGGAGGTCGTGCACGGCATACCGGGGGAGCGGGTCCTGCGCGACGGTGACCTGGTCTCCATCGACTGCGGCGCGATCTTCCAGGGGTGGCACGGTGACGCGGCCATCTCTTTGATCGTCAGTGGCCCCGAGGCAGGCCGTCCCGAGGACGTCGCGCTCGTGGAGGACACCGAGGCCTCGATGTGGGCCGGGATCGCCGCGCTGCGCGCCGGTGGCCGGCTGTTCGCCGTCGGTGACGCGGTGGAGGAGAGCGCGGATGCCGCCTTGGAGCGCCGTCGTGCCGCCGGGCAGGACCTGGTCTACGGGATCCTCGAGGACTATGTGGGGCACGGCATCGGCACGGAGATGCACATGGACCCGCACGTGCCCAACTACGCCGTCACCTCCAAGGGGCCGACCGTGCCCGCCGGGGCGACGCTGGCGATCGAGCCCATGATCACCCTTGGCACCATTGAGACGACCACGCTGGAGGACGACTGGACCGTCGTCACCAACGACTCCTCCCGGGCCGCGCACTGGGAGAACACCGTCGCCGTCACCGAGAGCGGACTCTGGGTGCTGACCGCGCTTGACGGCGGACAGGCCAAGTTGGCCGAAGCGCAGGCGCTGTTCCATGCCCTTGCGTAGGTCGACGGACAGATGATGACGATTGGTGCCTTGGCGGTCATGTGACGTAGACTTGACCCTCGGTCCACGTCTGGGCTCCTTCAGGGATGTCCAGGGACGGGACCAGCAGTGCAATCAACCCTGTGATCGCCACGGACCCAGGCCAGCCCTGGCCCGGAGCGGTCACTCAGAAATGTGGAGGACATGGCGAAGAAGGACGGCGTCATTGAGATCGAGGGCACCATTGTGGAGGCCCTCCCGAACGCGATGTTCCGCGTGGAGCTGACCAACGGTCACGTTGTGCTGGCTCACATCTCGGGCAAGATGCGTCAGCACTACATCCGGATCCTCCCCGAGGACCGTGTTGTCGTGGAGCTCAGCCCGTACGACCTGACCCGCGGACGCATCGTCTTCCGTTACCGCTGACCCGGAGCGGGCCCAGGCCCGAGCCAGCCAGCATCCACCCACCAGATCCGAAAGACGGCACCAGAACATGAAGGTTCAGCCGAGCGTCAAGAAGATCTGCGACAAGTGCAAGGTGATCCGCCGCAACGGGCGGGTCATGGTGATCTGCGAGAACCTGCGCCACAAGCAGCGTCAGGGCTGATCACGCCGACCGGCACCAGCCGGTCAGCACAGGTCGCGGCTTCGACCACGACGACACAACTGAAAGCAGTACGCAGCACCCGACCCCCGACTTGCGGGACGTCACCCCCGGCGTGGAGGCCGGGGACCGCGGGCGAGAGCCCACCACAGAGGATGCGGACCGGTGCTGCCCCACGACCTCCACACGAAACCAGGAGAACAGCCACATGGCACGTCTCATCGGTGTCGACCTGCCGCGCGAGAAGCGCGTCGAGGTCGCTCTCACCTACATCTTCGGCGTGGGCCGCACCCGCGCCGACAAGACGTTGGAGGCCACGGGCGTCGACCCCGCCACCCGCGTCAAGGACCTGACGGACGAGCAGCTGGTCCTGCTGCGCGACCACCTCGAGAACAGCTACCGCCTCGAGGGTGACCTGCGCCGTGAGGTTGCCGCTGACATCCGCCGCAAGGTGGAGATCGGCAGCTACCAGGGCCTGCGGCACCGCCGCGGCCTGCCGGTGCACGGTCAGCGCACCAAGACCAACGCCCGCACTCGCAAGGGTCCCAAGCGGACCGTCGCCGGCAAGAAGAAGGCCGTCAGGTAGTTCTCGGTCGGGGGCTCCGCCCCCAACTTCCCCCGAACTGCCGTTGGACTGTCACTTGCTTATTCGTCAGGAGAACTGAATGCCCCCCAAGAGCCGTAGTACGGCCGGCGCCCGCAAGGTGCGCCGCAAGGAGAAGAAGAACGTTGCCTTCGGGCAGGCTCACATCAAGAGCACGTTCAGCAACACCATCATCTCGATCACTGACCCGACCGGTGCCGTGATCGCGTGGGCCTCATCCGGCCAGGTCGGATTCAAGGGCTCGCGCAAGTCCACCCCGTATGCCGCCCAGATGGCCGCCGAGGCCGCGGCACGCCGCGCGATGGACCACGGCATGCGCAAGGTCGACGTCTTCGTCAAGGGCCCGGGTTCCGGTCGTGAGACCGCCATCCGCTCGCTCACCGCTGCCGGCCTCGAGGTCGGTGCCATCTCTGATGTCACCCCCCAGGCCCACAACGGTGTCCGTCCGCCCAAGAAGCGTCGAGTCTGAGAACCGGAAGGGAAGGTAAGGAAAGAACATGGCCCGTTACACCGGACCCATCACCAAGAAGTCCCGCCGGCTCAAGGTCGACCTCGTCGGTGGAGACAAGAACTTCGACCTGCGTCCGTTCCCCCCGGGGCAGCACGGTCGTCGCCGCAGCCAGGAGAAGGAGTACCTGACCCAGCTGCAGGAGAAGCAGAAGGCCCGCTTCACCTATGGCGTCATGGAGAAGCAGTTCCGCCGCTACTACGCCGAGGCCGCTCGTCGCCCCGGTCGCACCGGCTCCAACCTGCTGACCATCCTCGAGTCCCGCCTGGACAACGTGGTCTACCGCGCCGGTCTGGCCCGCACCCGTCGTGCCGCCCGCCAGCTGGTGACCCACGGTCACTTCGAGGTCAACGGCCACCGCGTGGACGTCCCGTCCTACCGCGTGGAGCAGTTCGACATCATCACGGTGCGCAAGCAGTCCGTGGAGAAGTTCCCGCTCGAGCTGGCTCGCCAGACCTTCGGTGACCGCCCCATCCCGGCGTGGATGAAGGTCGTCCCGGGCTCGCTGCAGATCCTGATCCACCAGCTGCCGACGCGTGAGCAGATCGACACGATCCTCACCGAGCAGCTGATCGTCGAGCTCTACTCGAAGAACTAATCCGCTGGGGGCTTCGCCCCCCGCACCCCCCGACGGCCAGGAGCTCGCAAGCTCGCGAGTTCCTGGCTGTTCCGGGGAAACCAGGGCTCGCAAGCTCGCCGGTTTCCCCGGGCCTCACGGCATACAGACAGAGATGTGCCGTGCCATCACTGGGCGTCATATAGCGGTCGCCCATGGAAAGGAAAAAACCGTGCTTATCGCACAGCGTCCCACCCTGTCCGAGGAGGTCATCTCCGACGCCAGGTCGCGGTTCTCCATCGAGCCGCTCGAGCCGGGCTTCGGCTACACCCTCGGCAACTCCCTGCGCCGGACCCTGCTGTCCAGCATCCCCGGTGCAGCCATCACCAGCATCCGCGTCGACGGGGTGCTCCACGAGTTCTCCACCATCCCGGGGGTGAAGGAGGACCTCACCGAGATCATCCTGAACCTGAAGACCCTGGTCGTCTCCAGCGAGCACGACGAGCCGGTCATCATGTATCTGCGCAAGCAGGGCTCCGGTCCCGTCACCGCTGCGGACATCGCGCCTCCGGCCGGTGTCGAGGTGCACAACCCCGACCTGCACATCGCCACGCTCAACGACAGCGGCAAGGTCGAGATGGAGCTGACGGTCGAGCGTGGCCGTGGCTATGTCTCGGCGCAGCAGAACAAGTCCGGCGACCAGGAGATCGGCCGCATCCCGGTCGACTCCATCTACTCCCCGGTGCTCGCCGTGACCTACAAGGTCGAGGCGACCCGTGTCGAGCAGCGCACCGACTTCGACCGTCTCGTGCTGGACGTCGAGACCAAGAACTCGATGGCTCCGCGCGACGCGATGGCGTCCGCCGGCAAGACCCTGGTCGAGCTGTTCGGTCTGGCCCGTGAGCTCAACGTCGAGGCCGAGGGCATCGAGATCGGCCCGTCGCCGACTGACGCCGCGCTGGCCTCCGACCTGGCTCTGCCGATCGAGGACCTGGACCTGACCGTCCGGTCCTACAACTGTCTCAAGCGCGAGGGCGTCCACACCGTGGGCGAGCTCGTCAGCCGCAGCGAGGCCGACCTGCTGGACATCCGCAACTTCGGTGCGAAGTCCATCGACGAGGTCAAGGAGAAGCTGGCCGAGATGAACCTGGCCCTCAAGGACAGCCCCCCCGGGTTCGACCCGGCCCAGGCTGACCTCTCGGAGGACCTGGATGACGAGGGCGACGCCAGTTTCGCCGAGGACGAGCAGTACTGATTCCGTTTAGGAGACCTGAGTTATGCCTACCCCCAAGAAGGGCCCGCGCCTCGGCGGCGGTCCGGCGCACGAGCGCCTGATCCTGTCCAACCTCGCCACCGCCCTGTTCGAGCACGACCGCATCACCACCACCGAGGCCAAGGCCAAGCGCCTGCGCCCGTTGGCCGAGCGCCTGGTGACCTTCGCCAAGCGTGGTGACCTGCACAACCGTCGCCGCGTGCTGGCCACGGTCCGCGACAAGGGTGTTGTCCACCGCCTCTTCACCGAGATCGCACCGGACATGGCCGAGCGCCAGGGTGGCTACACCCGCATCACCAAGATCGCGGCGCGCAAGGGCGACAACGCCCCCATGGCCGTGATCGAGCTGGTCCGCGAGCCGGTCGCCAAGAAGGCCGTCGTCACGCAGGCCGAGGGCGCCACCAAGCGAGCGGCCAAGGACAAGAAGGCTGCTGAGGCTGCCGCCGCGACCGAGGCCGACAGCGCCGAGGCCACCGAGGTCGCCACCCTGGTGGCCCCGGCCGAGACGGTCGAGGTCAACGAGGTCGTCACCGAGGACACCACCGAGGCTGCCAACACCAAGGCCGAGGACGGCGTGGACGGTGGCTTCGGCCCCGACTCCGCCGCCGCGACCGAGGACGGCGCCGCCCCCGACGGCTTCACCGTCAAGGGCAACAAGGACTCGATGAAATACCACGTTGAGGGTTCGCAGTGGTACGACGCCACCGAGGCCGAGGTCTGGTTCCGCACCGCCGAGGCTGCCGAGGCCGCTGGTTTCGAGCCGGCTGGTGGCGCTGCCAAGCAGTCCGCCGACGCCGGCGCCGACATCGGCACCGACAAGGACGACGCCTGAGCATCACCCGTCCCGTGACACCCTGAGAGGGGCTCCCGTGACACGCAAGCGCCCGTCTCCCCATGTGGGAAGCGGGCGCTCGCCTTTGTCGTCAGGGGTGAATAGTGGCCCACCTACCGCTCACCCATCCTTGGACAGGTTTCGCGTCCGCCCAGGGGGCACTAGTGAGGGTCCTGGGCGCGCCAGGAAGGTACATTCGTGCAATGCGCATCCGGATCGACCTGGCCTACGACGGCACCGACTTCAAGGGCGTGCATCCAGTCTCCATGCCCCGTGCGTGCATCCAGTCTCCATGCCCCGTGTGATTCGAGAAACAGCAACATGGGCGATGGTCTTGGGCGTGGGCATACTGCTCGGTGGCTGCTCCTCTAGTGCGAACGAGCCCGACGACAACACGACGGCTGTGACGTCGGAAGCACCCGGTGCACGTGCCACGGGGTCTCCTGTTCCGGAGGTCGAGTTCGACTACCAGGAGTACCTCGCCGTCCTTCAGCGGGCCAGCAACGTTGCAGATCCACCCACAACAGATCTCGTGCGGGTGATCGCACCCAGGGATCAATCTCAGGTGTGGTTGGACTGCATGCAGGAAGCTGGCTGGGACGTGTCGATCACGGCCGATGGCGGGATGAGCCCTCCGCCAAACCTGCCGGAGGATCAGTGGCCCGCCTTCGACGTGTCCGACTACGTCTGCCATGCCCAATACCCCGTGGATCAGTCTCTGGTCGATGCCTACGGGATCGAGCAGGTCGACCTCCTCTATGGCTACTACGTCGAGGACCTGGCCCAATGCCTGGAGGAGCGAGACCACGAGGTCCCCGATCCGCCAAGCCTGGAGACCTTCCGTGCCTCTTGGAAGGCGGACGGCACGGGAGCGTTGCACGCGAGTGAGACCACGTGGTATCCGTACCTCGGCGTTGACGCGGCAGGCCTGAGTGTCGACGAGTGGGAGCAACTCAATGAGTCCTGCCCCCAGAGCCCGCCTCGCGACGTGCTCTATCCATCCGGCCGCTGACCACAGCTGGGGTGACGGAGCAGGATGGCTCTCCGGTAGCGTGACGTCCCCATGACCACGCCCTGCCCTCTCCCCGCCGATCAGCCTCGGGTGCGCATCCGGATGGATCTGGCCTATGACGGCACCGACTTCTCGGGGTGGGCGGCCCAGCCGGGTCTGCGCACCGTTGAGGGTGAGGTTTCCGCCGCGCTGGGCACCATCCTGCGGTCCGACCCTGTCCGACTGACCGTGGGTGGGCGGACCGACGCCGGGGTGCACGCCCGCGGTTCTGTGGCACACGTCGACGTCAACCGGGCCGCCTGGGCGGGACTTCCCGGGCGTTCCGACAGGCCTCCGCAGGAGGCCGCAGTCACCCGGCTGGCAGGTGTGCTGCCCGCCGACATCGTGGTGCGAGCGGTCACGCCGGTGTCGGACGACTTCGATGCCCGGTTCTCTGCGCTGCAGCGGCGCTACACCTATCGGATCTGCGACCGCCCTGCCACGCTCGACCCGCTCCGACGCCGCGACACCGTGCTGCACAAAAAGCCTTTGGACGCCGAGGCGATGGACGAGGCGGCCCGGAAGCTGACCGGACTGCACGACTTTGCGGCGTTCTGCAAGAAGCGGGACGGCGCGACCACGGTGCGCACGCTCCTGGACTACTCCTGGGAGAGGGGGGAGGACGGCATACTCACCGGGACCGTGGTGGCGGATGCGTTCTGCCACAGCATGGTCCGCGCACTCGTGGGCTCGGTGGTCCCGGTCGGGGAGGGAGAGTATGCCGTGGGCTGGCCCCGCGAGATCCTCACCACCGGAGTGCGGGACCCGCGCGTGACAGTGATGCCTGCAAAGGGACTCTGCCTGGAGGAAATCACCTACCCGCCCGACGAGGCACTCGCCGACCGGGCAGAGCAAGCCCGCGCCACGCGCAGACTGCCCTGACGTCGGGGAGGGGGCTCACTTGGGGTGCAGGCGCGACTCCCAGTCGTCCGGCACCCTGCCGGCCGGTCCCGGCTTGGGCTGGTCCTCAGGGTGACTGTTGGGTGGAGCCAGGTCCGGGCCGTTCGGGTCCTTCCGCTCCTCCGGGTAGGAGTAGAACCACTCCTCTCCCGGCTCGAAGCTCTGCATCATCGGGTGACCGGTCTCCTTGAAGTGCGCTGTGGCGTGCTGTGACGGCGAGCTGTCGCAACAGCCGACGTGACCGCACTGCGCGCACCTGCGCAAGTTGAACCACCACCCGTCCTCGGTGGCCAGACACTCGACACAGCCGGTGCCGCTCGGCGGGACAGTGACATCGATGCCGTTGGCGTCTGCCATTGGACTCTCCTTGCCTAGGGGAGTCCACCATGGCAGGAATCGCCAGGCCGTGGGGTAGCAGTGGTGGCAGGTGGAGCAATGGGGCAGGGGGTGGCAGAGTGAGGCGATGGGACAGGAGAGGATCGCCGCGGAGCTGCAGGCCAAGGAGGCAGACCTGCTGGAACAGATGGCGCGCCTGACCCGCCCCGAGCAGGACCAGGGCGCGATCAGCTTCGGCAAACGGGTGGGCGACGGCACCGCCATGGCGGTCGACCGGCTCACGGCGGTGGGGGCGCACAGCAACCTGCAGGACATCCTCGCCCAGGTGCGCCGCGCGCTAGCCAAGATCGAGGAGAGCTCCTATGGGGCGTGCGACGAGTGCGGCACCCAGATCGCGGAGGGTCGCCTCGAGGTCCGGCCGTGGTCGACCCACTGCGTCGAGCACAGCTGAGCGCACCTTCACCTCCCACTCACGTCTGCCCAGGAGGAACAATGGACTCGGAGGTCCGCACCTATCGGACCGGGGGCGAGGAGGTCGTCCTCGACCTCACCCGCGACGCCGACCGGTTCGTCGAGAGCCGCGGGGACGGGCTGCTGCACGTCTTCGTGCCCCACGCTACGGCGGGTCTGGCCATCATCGAGACCGGCGCCGGCTCTGACGACGACCTGCTCGCCGTGCTCGCGGACCTGCTGCCGGCCGACGACCGCTGGCAGCACCGGCACGGCTCGCGCGGCCACGGCCGGTCCCATGTCATGCCAGCCCTCGTGGCGTCATACTGCAGCGTGCCCGTGCTGGACGGCCGGCTCGCGCTAGGCACCTGGCAGAGCATCTGCCTGGTCGACCTCAACGTCGACAACGCCGAGCGGACGGTCCGGTTCAGCTTCCTGAGCGGGTGATCCACGCGAGGAGGGAGTATGCCGCGTGCTCACGGCATACCCCCTCGTCGGTGTGCTGCGGGGCGCAGCCGGCGCTCACTCCTCGTTGGGGTCCTTCTCGGCGTCCTTGTGCTCGGGGTGGACGGTGCCCGGCTCGTGGTCAGCGGGGCCGTAGAGGACATAGACCTTCAGGGGCTCGTCACCGGTGTTGGTGACGTTGTGCCAGGTGCCGGCCGGCACCAGGACGATGTCGTCATCCCCGACGTCCTTGGTGAACGACAGGTCGTTCTTGGTCGGCCCCATCTCGGTGCGGCCCTTGCCCTTCTCCACCCGCAGGAACTGGTCGTTCTTGGGGTGCACCTCAAGGCCGATGTCATCGCCGACGTCGATGCTCATCACGGTGAGCTGCAGGTGCGCGCCCGTCCACAGCGTCTTGCGGAAGTTCTTGTTGTCGACCGTCATCTTCTCGATGTTGACGACGTAGGGCTCCTTGCCGTGGTCCTTGCCGGTCGTGAAGGTCTCCTTGTCCGCCATGGGTGTTGCTCCTTCTCAGTCGATGCAGGGGACTTGCCTGTTCGCTCTCGACCTTAGCGACGAGGTCTGACGACGGCGAGCCGGGAGGCGCAGTGCGACAAGGCAGAGAAACCCGGTTGAGGTGGTGACCTCCTCACCGAGACAATGAGCCTGTGGGTCATCTCGAGGTCAACGGTGTCAGTTATGCCCTGCCGGACGGTCGGGCGCTGCTCGACAGCGTCTCGCTGCGCGTCGGGGAGGGCGCCAAGGTCGCCCTGGTCGGGCCCAACGGCACGGGGAAGACGACCCTGTTGCGGCTCATCGCAGGCGACCTTGTGGCGCAGGCGGGGTCGTTGGCGCGCAGCGGTGGGCTGGGGGTGATGCGTCAGTTCATCGGGACGATGGGGCGCGACG from Ornithinimicrobium cryptoxanthini includes these protein-coding regions:
- the map gene encoding type I methionyl aminopeptidase; the protein is MSFLRRPKIEAKTTEQILLMREAGLVVGRTLQLVRERAVAGTTTGQLDALAEEFIRSSDSIPSFKGYHGFPGSLCVSVNEEVVHGIPGERVLRDGDLVSIDCGAIFQGWHGDAAISLIVSGPEAGRPEDVALVEDTEASMWAGIAALRAGGRLFAVGDAVEESADAALERRRAAGQDLVYGILEDYVGHGIGTEMHMDPHVPNYAVTSKGPTVPAGATLAIEPMITLGTIETTTLEDDWTVVTNDSSRAAHWENTVAVTESGLWVLTALDGGQAKLAEAQALFHALA
- a CDS encoding DNA-directed RNA polymerase subunit alpha; this encodes MLIAQRPTLSEEVISDARSRFSIEPLEPGFGYTLGNSLRRTLLSSIPGAAITSIRVDGVLHEFSTIPGVKEDLTEIILNLKTLVVSSEHDEPVIMYLRKQGSGPVTAADIAPPAGVEVHNPDLHIATLNDSGKVEMELTVERGRGYVSAQQNKSGDQEIGRIPVDSIYSPVLAVTYKVEATRVEQRTDFDRLVLDVETKNSMAPRDAMASAGKTLVELFGLARELNVEAEGIEIGPSPTDAALASDLALPIEDLDLTVRSYNCLKREGVHTVGELVSRSEADLLDIRNFGAKSIDEVKEKLAEMNLALKDSPPGFDPAQADLSEDLDDEGDASFAEDEQY
- the truA gene encoding tRNA pseudouridine(38-40) synthase TruA translates to MTTPCPLPADQPRVRIRMDLAYDGTDFSGWAAQPGLRTVEGEVSAALGTILRSDPVRLTVGGRTDAGVHARGSVAHVDVNRAAWAGLPGRSDRPPQEAAVTRLAGVLPADIVVRAVTPVSDDFDARFSALQRRYTYRICDRPATLDPLRRRDTVLHKKPLDAEAMDEAARKLTGLHDFAAFCKKRDGATTVRTLLDYSWERGEDGILTGTVVADAFCHSMVRALVGSVVPVGEGEYAVGWPREILTTGVRDPRVTVMPAKGLCLEEITYPPDEALADRAEQARATRRLP
- a CDS encoding adenylate kinase gives rise to the protein MRMIILGPPGAGKGTQATRIAEHRGIPAISTGDIFRTNIKNETDLGKQVKAILATGGYVTDEITNDIVRDRLTKSDAAAGFLLDGYPRTLGQVDALDEMLTDQGARLDLVLELVVQTDEVVERLLVRAQEQGRADDTEDVIRARMSKYAEETAPLAQVYSERGLLRQVDGMGSVDEVAARVQEALDTRTNGSNGANGVNGSAR
- the rplQ gene encoding 50S ribosomal protein L17, with the translated sequence MPTPKKGPRLGGGPAHERLILSNLATALFEHDRITTTEAKAKRLRPLAERLVTFAKRGDLHNRRRVLATVRDKGVVHRLFTEIAPDMAERQGGYTRITKIAARKGDNAPMAVIELVREPVAKKAVVTQAEGATKRAAKDKKAAEAAAATEADSAEATEVATLVAPAETVEVNEVVTEDTTEAANTKAEDGVDGGFGPDSAAATEDGAAPDGFTVKGNKDSMKYHVEGSQWYDATEAEVWFRTAEAAEAAGFEPAGGAAKQSADAGADIGTDKDDA
- the rpsM gene encoding 30S ribosomal protein S13; this encodes MARLIGVDLPREKRVEVALTYIFGVGRTRADKTLEATGVDPATRVKDLTDEQLVLLRDHLENSYRLEGDLRREVAADIRRKVEIGSYQGLRHRRGLPVHGQRTKTNARTRKGPKRTVAGKKKAVR
- the rpsK gene encoding 30S ribosomal protein S11, giving the protein MPPKSRSTAGARKVRRKEKKNVAFGQAHIKSTFSNTIISITDPTGAVIAWASSGQVGFKGSRKSTPYAAQMAAEAAARRAMDHGMRKVDVFVKGPGSGRETAIRSLTAAGLEVGAISDVTPQAHNGVRPPKKRRV
- a CDS encoding TraR/DksA family transcriptional regulator, giving the protein MGQERIAAELQAKEADLLEQMARLTRPEQDQGAISFGKRVGDGTAMAVDRLTAVGAHSNLQDILAQVRRALAKIEESSYGACDECGTQIAEGRLEVRPWSTHCVEHS
- the infA gene encoding translation initiation factor IF-1; amino-acid sequence: MAKKDGVIEIEGTIVEALPNAMFRVELTNGHVVLAHISGKMRQHYIRILPEDRVVVELSPYDLTRGRIVFRYR
- a CDS encoding cupin domain-containing protein, with the protein product MADKETFTTGKDHGKEPYVVNIEKMTVDNKNFRKTLWTGAHLQLTVMSIDVGDDIGLEVHPKNDQFLRVEKGKGRTEMGPTKNDLSFTKDVGDDDIVLVPAGTWHNVTNTGDEPLKVYVLYGPADHEPGTVHPEHKDAEKDPNEE
- the rpsD gene encoding 30S ribosomal protein S4; the encoded protein is MARYTGPITKKSRRLKVDLVGGDKNFDLRPFPPGQHGRRRSQEKEYLTQLQEKQKARFTYGVMEKQFRRYYAEAARRPGRTGSNLLTILESRLDNVVYRAGLARTRRAARQLVTHGHFEVNGHRVDVPSYRVEQFDIITVRKQSVEKFPLELARQTFGDRPIPAWMKVVPGSLQILIHQLPTREQIDTILTEQLIVELYSKN
- the rpmJ gene encoding 50S ribosomal protein L36; amino-acid sequence: MKVQPSVKKICDKCKVIRRNGRVMVICENLRHKQRQG
- a CDS encoding UBP-type zinc finger domain-containing protein; translated protein: MADANGIDVTVPPSGTGCVECLATEDGWWFNLRRCAQCGHVGCCDSSPSQHATAHFKETGHPMMQSFEPGEEWFYSYPEERKDPNGPDLAPPNSHPEDQPKPGPAGRVPDDWESRLHPK
- a CDS encoding secondary thiamine-phosphate synthase enzyme YjbQ, whose protein sequence is MDSEVRTYRTGGEEVVLDLTRDADRFVESRGDGLLHVFVPHATAGLAIIETGAGSDDDLLAVLADLLPADDRWQHRHGSRGHGRSHVMPALVASYCSVPVLDGRLALGTWQSICLVDLNVDNAERTVRFSFLSG